A genomic stretch from Leptotrichia sp. HSP-536 includes:
- the thiI gene encoding tRNA uracil 4-sulfurtransferase ThiI: MNSYTNKNLLNAIGLSYGELSLKGKNRGQFEKKLRNKINKVLKGFDYQLFDDLSKLYVLINSENLDEITDKLKKVFGIVGLNQSAKIERNDEFIKEKVLEFANYAYEQGARSFKIKVNRSNKGFEKKSMDYARELGGHVLVNSLFEQVKMKDPDVLINVDIRKNVYIYTDKIKTYGGLPLGSTGKGLVLLSGGIDSPVASFMMAKRGMRLNFITFHSFPFTSRQALEKVKELTDILSLYVGKTRLYSLNILKIQEAINTQTKKDLATILTRRAMMRLAERLSNTMQYQALITGESLGQVASQTMGGLTCTNASVERLPVFRPLIGMDKTEIIEIAKEIETYEKSIEPYEDSCVIFAPKHPVTNPKLEDVLAEEAKIENYDEIMNEIFGEKEYFNFG, encoded by the coding sequence ATGAATAGTTATACTAATAAAAATTTATTAAATGCAATAGGGCTTTCATATGGAGAATTGTCGCTAAAGGGAAAAAATAGGGGGCAGTTTGAAAAAAAATTGCGAAATAAGATTAATAAAGTGCTAAAGGGGTTTGATTATCAATTATTTGATGATTTGTCAAAATTGTATGTTTTAATAAATTCTGAAAATTTAGACGAAATTACTGATAAGTTAAAAAAAGTTTTTGGAATAGTGGGGCTTAACCAGTCGGCAAAAATTGAAAGAAATGACGAATTTATTAAGGAAAAAGTGCTGGAATTTGCAAATTATGCTTATGAACAAGGGGCTAGAAGCTTTAAGATAAAAGTTAATAGAAGTAACAAGGGATTTGAGAAAAAATCTATGGACTATGCCCGTGAATTAGGAGGTCATGTACTTGTAAACAGCTTGTTTGAACAAGTTAAAATGAAAGATCCAGATGTTCTGATAAATGTGGATATTAGAAAAAATGTTTATATTTATACGGACAAAATAAAAACTTATGGAGGATTACCGCTTGGATCAACTGGAAAAGGGCTTGTACTTTTATCAGGTGGAATAGACAGTCCAGTAGCTTCTTTCATGATGGCAAAAAGAGGGATGAGATTAAATTTTATAACATTCCACAGTTTTCCGTTCACAAGCCGGCAGGCTCTTGAAAAAGTAAAGGAGCTAACTGATATTTTATCACTTTACGTTGGAAAAACAAGACTTTATTCATTAAATATACTAAAAATACAGGAAGCAATAAATACACAGACAAAAAAAGATTTGGCTACAATTCTGACACGGCGTGCTATGATGCGTCTAGCTGAAAGATTGTCAAATACTATGCAATATCAGGCCCTAATTACGGGAGAAAGCCTTGGGCAGGTTGCTTCTCAGACAATGGGGGGGCTTACCTGTACAAATGCTTCTGTAGAAAGACTGCCAGTATTCAGACCTCTTATTGGAATGGATAAGACAGAAATAATTGAAATTGCAAAGGAAATAGAAACTTATGAGAAATCCATTGAGCCGTATGAAGATTCGTGTGTGATTTTTGCTCCGAAGCATCCAGTTACAAATCCTAAATTGGAAGATGTATTGGCGGAAGAAGCAAAAATTGAAAATTATGATGAAATTATGAATGAAATTTTTGGAGAAAAGGAATATTTTAATTTTGGATAA
- a CDS encoding autotransporter outer membrane beta-barrel domain-containing protein — MKKMRNIRRLVLLTALCAIISCGGAGGGGETASNNPTPTNPVNPNNPSNPSNPGNLTDPTIRRGDSRYTKTKFEDMTNKDSLSLVNLNFVESENKNEIKDEKYGYKVTVNRDDFFSTVNGGITYTPSPSLSGQKMVIRDRGIGLDVEGDIHFLAYDQDTKNNLTFAINKIITQFARRSPSLREIEVNEGGAFITFDARYTSLNDEQETKNLLLSRDAAGLVEYEFGQYNDSYYGVNLKITGNGDLFEFKNYSLKVDEDINLDDLSNSSTTTKYNKMLQKMINPKVYVNEYTKVTGNKDNQIGIVSIGSEGVAGGNSGTIELNGNNTIAAYVNNSSFFNSGTITVKKNSTGIYAISDEVSDNLKNIWVLGGNINIGENSTGIHIYSKYYNNSHLGDSNRFFNNGLTETLNTIKGDENAHNAVGIVFNVGEESLSEFPDKLAEGFSGGIIELRGNRPTGIYLTGKGKSRVTNFGGKIIIGDSKNIDNPGIGMYSDNPNGEMYNSSPVSIIEIGKNSIGMAGVNGTTIRNESGTITIKGDNSIGMYLSGGAKGFNTGTIKTEGSPKNAVGVFVGQGAEFTNEYPGKIIIDSAGGAGIVVAGGTIKNYGDIQVSGGAIRERIEKPLLAVSLSERKMPVKKDMRVYVDSLGKTNPIKGLANLGLKGAELLIGAEATEKTNATEVTVGKDVLDPFNKSIKESNIPYWTVGSGSLIWEANPEIKDNRIEKVTLRKQSYTKFADEKTKDVAEGLDEKYVVASEKDKQVFNYMNTLRDAESLGKAYKEIDGSQYINVQQRINQTDNLLDNQISSLQKDNVDKAGHHVETFFNKDKHDFKTDEVPDTTNTAFGASYLFNNTDSNWGAYGGVAINNYKFKDTGHSKESVSMLKAGGYKKFDLSIGDLDWTLGGDVFVSQNSMKRRIMTDKVYENKADYNAYGFSVKNEISKTYELGENSAIKPYGALKLGYGRFNRIKEKDSTLGMDVKGNSYYSFKPSAGVELAYTKGITGNTRFKAALDLAYEHELGNAGRKENQMKYINTNKTYRLKGEKAESRGNVRSGVKVGLETGNFNFSVNGGYDTKDKNAHVGVGIGASF, encoded by the coding sequence ATGAAAAAAATGAGAAATATAAGAAGATTAGTTCTTTTAACTGCATTATGCGCGATAATAAGCTGTGGTGGTGCTGGTGGGGGAGGCGAAACAGCAAGTAATAATCCAACGCCAACGAATCCTGTAAATCCGAATAATCCAAGTAATCCGTCAAATCCTGGAAATCTAACTGACCCGACTATCAGAAGAGGAGATTCAAGATATACTAAAACAAAATTTGAAGATATGACTAACAAAGATAGTTTAAGTTTAGTAAATCTTAATTTTGTAGAAAGTGAAAATAAGAATGAAATAAAAGATGAAAAGTATGGATATAAAGTAACAGTAAATCGGGACGATTTTTTTAGTACAGTTAATGGTGGTATTACATACACTCCCAGTCCGAGCTTAAGTGGACAAAAAATGGTAATAAGAGATCGTGGTATAGGATTGGATGTTGAAGGTGACATACATTTTTTGGCTTATGATCAAGATACAAAAAATAATTTGACTTTTGCAATTAATAAGATAATTACTCAATTTGCAAGAAGATCTCCTAGTTTAAGAGAAATAGAAGTAAATGAAGGAGGGGCATTTATTACATTTGATGCAAGGTATACTAGTCTTAATGATGAGCAGGAAACAAAAAATTTACTTTTAAGTAGAGATGCAGCTGGACTTGTAGAATATGAATTTGGGCAATATAATGACAGCTATTATGGAGTTAATCTTAAAATAACAGGAAACGGAGACTTGTTTGAATTTAAAAATTACAGTCTTAAGGTTGATGAAGATATAAATTTAGACGATTTATCAAATAGTTCTACAACTACTAAATATAATAAAATGTTACAGAAAATGATAAATCCAAAAGTTTATGTTAATGAATATACAAAAGTTACAGGAAATAAAGACAATCAGATTGGAATAGTTTCAATTGGATCAGAAGGTGTTGCTGGTGGAAATTCAGGAACTATTGAATTGAATGGAAATAATACAATAGCTGCCTATGTAAATAATTCTTCATTTTTTAACAGTGGAACAATAACTGTTAAAAAAAATTCTACGGGAATATATGCAATTAGCGATGAAGTATCCGATAACTTAAAAAATATTTGGGTTTTAGGAGGCAATATTAATATTGGAGAAAATTCTACAGGTATACATATATATTCAAAATATTATAACAATAGCCATCTTGGTGATAGTAATCGATTTTTTAATAATGGATTAACGGAAACTCTCAATACTATTAAAGGAGATGAAAATGCACATAATGCTGTAGGAATTGTATTTAATGTTGGCGAAGAAAGTTTGTCAGAATTTCCTGATAAACTAGCGGAAGGTTTTAGTGGAGGTATTATTGAACTTAGAGGAAACAGACCAACAGGGATATATCTTACAGGAAAAGGTAAATCTAGAGTAACAAATTTCGGAGGTAAGATTATAATTGGAGATTCAAAAAATATAGATAATCCAGGGATAGGAATGTACTCAGATAATCCTAATGGTGAGATGTATAATAGTTCACCAGTATCAATAATTGAAATTGGTAAAAATTCTATAGGTATGGCTGGTGTAAATGGTACAACTATTAGAAATGAATCGGGAACTATAACAATTAAAGGTGATAACAGTATAGGGATGTATCTGTCAGGGGGAGCTAAAGGATTTAATACTGGTACAATAAAAACTGAAGGATCTCCAAAGAATGCAGTTGGAGTATTTGTAGGACAGGGTGCAGAATTTACAAATGAATATCCTGGAAAAATCATAATAGATTCTGCTGGTGGAGCAGGTATTGTAGTTGCAGGAGGTACAATAAAAAATTATGGAGATATTCAGGTAAGTGGTGGAGCGATAAGAGAAAGAATTGAGAAACCTTTGTTAGCAGTAAGTTTGTCAGAGAGAAAGATGCCCGTGAAAAAGGATATGAGAGTTTATGTCGATTCACTAGGAAAAACAAATCCTATCAAAGGTCTAGCTAATCTTGGACTAAAAGGCGCTGAACTTTTAATCGGAGCAGAAGCCACTGAAAAAACTAACGCAACAGAAGTTACAGTTGGAAAAGACGTACTTGATCCATTTAATAAGTCAATTAAGGAAAGTAACATCCCATACTGGACTGTAGGTTCAGGCTCATTAATTTGGGAAGCAAATCCTGAAATAAAAGACAACCGAATTGAAAAAGTCACTTTGAGAAAGCAGTCCTACACAAAATTTGCTGATGAAAAGACAAAAGATGTGGCAGAAGGGCTTGATGAAAAATACGTTGTGGCAAGCGAAAAAGATAAGCAGGTATTTAATTACATGAACACACTAAGAGATGCCGAAAGTTTAGGAAAAGCCTACAAGGAAATTGATGGAAGCCAATACATTAATGTTCAACAAAGAATAAATCAAACTGATAACCTTTTAGATAATCAAATTTCATCTTTACAAAAAGATAATGTAGACAAAGCTGGACATCACGTTGAAACATTCTTTAATAAAGATAAGCATGATTTCAAAACTGATGAAGTGCCGGATACAACAAATACAGCTTTCGGAGCTTCTTACTTGTTTAATAATACTGACAGTAACTGGGGAGCTTACGGAGGTGTTGCAATAAATAACTATAAATTCAAGGATACAGGGCATTCAAAGGAAAGCGTCTCAATGCTTAAAGCTGGTGGATACAAGAAATTTGACTTGAGCATTGGCGACCTTGACTGGACTTTGGGCGGAGATGTGTTTGTTTCACAAAACTCAATGAAACGTAGAATTATGACAGATAAAGTTTATGAAAACAAAGCTGACTACAATGCTTACGGATTCTCAGTTAAGAATGAAATCAGCAAGACTTATGAGTTAGGTGAAAATTCTGCTATTAAGCCTTATGGGGCGTTAAAGCTTGGCTATGGAAGATTTAACAGAATTAAGGAGAAGGACAGCACTTTAGGAATGGATGTGAAGGGGAACAGCTATTATTCATTTAAGCCGTCCGCAGGTGTGGAACTTGCCTATACAAAAGGAATTACAGGCAACACTAGATTCAAGGCAGCCTTAGACCTGGCGTACGAACATGAGTTAGGAAATGCTGGCCGTAAAGAAAACCAGATGAAATATATAAATACAAATAAGACTTATAGATTAAAAGGAGAAAAAGCCGAAAGCCGTGGAAACGTTAGAAGCGGAGTGAAGGTTGGACTGGAGACAGGAAACTTCAACTTCTCAGTAAACGGAGGATATGATACGAAGGATAAGAATGCCCATGTTGGTGTAGGAATTGGGGCATCGTTCTAA
- a CDS encoding polyphenol oxidase family protein yields the protein MFIENKNYYYIEEFEKYGITAVYTKKIAGNMSDYCPIENQKEGIQKKNREKLLKELKLTDKQEVMAFQTHSNNVKIIDEDTTKYYYEKEEDIDGFLTKRKDIAIFTFYADCLPIFVYDKENQVIGVWHSGWPGTFKEMMKSGLLEMKKYYGTKVENVIMALGIGIGQKDYEVGNEFYDKFMEKFGQSDGNIVKKSFWFNEKTGKYHFDNTKFNELMAVKLGIKKENLIVANENTFDERFHSYRREGKDSGRAAAMISFR from the coding sequence ATGTTTATAGAAAATAAAAATTATTATTATATTGAAGAATTTGAAAAATACGGTATTACAGCAGTTTATACAAAAAAAATCGCTGGAAATATGTCTGATTATTGCCCAATTGAAAATCAGAAAGAAGGAATACAGAAAAAAAATCGTGAAAAGTTGCTAAAAGAGTTGAAGTTAACAGATAAACAGGAAGTTATGGCATTTCAGACACATTCTAACAATGTGAAAATCATTGATGAGGATACAACGAAATATTATTATGAAAAAGAAGAAGATATTGATGGATTTCTGACAAAAAGGAAAGACATTGCTATTTTTACGTTTTATGCGGATTGTTTGCCAATTTTTGTCTATGATAAGGAAAATCAGGTTATCGGAGTGTGGCATTCAGGATGGCCGGGGACATTTAAGGAAATGATGAAGTCAGGGCTTTTGGAAATGAAAAAATATTATGGAACGAAAGTTGAGAATGTAATAATGGCGTTAGGAATTGGAATCGGACAAAAGGACTATGAAGTTGGAAATGAGTTTTATGATAAGTTTATGGAAAAATTTGGTCAAAGTGATGGGAACATTGTAAAAAAATCATTCTGGTTTAATGAAAAAACAGGAAAGTATCACTTTGACAATACAAAATTTAACGAACTTATGGCAGTGAAACTTGGAATAAAAAAAGAGAATTTGATTGTAGCAAATGAAAATACATTTGATGAAAGATTCCATTCTTATAGAAGAGAAGGGAAAGATTCAGGGCGAGCTGCAGCTATGATTAGTTTTAGATAA
- the rsmD gene encoding 16S rRNA (guanine(966)-N(2))-methyltransferase RsmD has protein sequence MRIVAGILKNRRIKSREGKETRPTLERIKEAIFSIIGEKVADAKFLDLYSGTGNVSFEALSRGAKRAIMIEEDKEALRIIIENVNHLGMEGKCRAYKNDVFRAIEILARKNEIFDIIFLDPPYKENISTRTIEKISKENILEQDGIIISEHSMYEKMADKIGNFVKYDERDYNKKMVSFYRFEN, from the coding sequence ATGAGAATTGTAGCAGGAATACTGAAAAACAGAAGAATAAAATCGAGGGAAGGGAAAGAAACCAGGCCGACGCTGGAAAGAATAAAAGAAGCAATTTTCAGTATAATTGGAGAAAAAGTTGCGGATGCAAAGTTTTTGGACTTGTATTCGGGAACTGGAAATGTTTCGTTTGAAGCACTTAGCCGTGGGGCAAAAAGAGCGATTATGATAGAAGAAGATAAAGAGGCACTTAGAATAATTATTGAAAATGTAAATCATCTAGGCATGGAAGGTAAATGCCGTGCATATAAAAATGATGTCTTTCGTGCAATAGAAATTCTAGCGAGAAAAAATGAAATATTTGACATAATCTTTTTGGATCCGCCTTACAAGGAAAATATTTCAACAAGAACAATTGAAAAAATATCAAAAGAAAATATTTTGGAACAAGATGGAATTATAATTTCAGAACACAGTATGTATGAAAAAATGGCGGATAAAATTGGTAATTTTGTGAAGTATGATGAGAGAGATTATAATAAGAAGATGGTTAGTTTTTATAGGTTTGAGAATTAA
- the xseB gene encoding exodeoxyribonuclease VII small subunit → MAAKKQSYEENIAQIDEILEKLESEKLSLDDSISEYEKAIKLIKDSEKLLEAGEGKVMKVLEKNGKVQMEEFE, encoded by the coding sequence ATGGCAGCAAAAAAACAGAGTTACGAAGAAAATATTGCGCAAATTGATGAAATTTTAGAAAAATTGGAAAGTGAGAAATTATCGCTAGATGATTCAATTTCTGAATATGAGAAGGCGATTAAGCTTATTAAAGATTCGGAAAAATTGCTTGAAGCTGGGGAAGGGAAAGTTATGAAGGTGCTTGAAAAAAATGGGAAAGTGCAAATGGAAGAGTTTGAATAA
- a CDS encoding 5-formyltetrahydrofolate cyclo-ligase, whose protein sequence is MKKQKIILQLAKDNIRKEILKKRNSLSNEDVEKKSNSVIKNLESYAKSSQNIMIFMDMKNEVKVTKLIKLYPEKNFFIPKIVNRKNREMKINKYNENNLVLHKFGYYESYSNDFFDEGSLDIIIVPGIVFDLQKNRIGFGGGYYDTFLKKVRKKNEKALFVGVCYDFQIVDEVPTESHDMILDFVVSENKVI, encoded by the coding sequence ATGAAAAAACAAAAGATAATTTTACAATTAGCAAAAGATAACATTAGGAAAGAAATTTTGAAAAAAAGGAATAGTTTATCTAATGAAGATGTAGAAAAAAAAAGTAATTCAGTTATAAAAAATTTAGAAAGTTACGCAAAAAGTTCTCAAAATATAATGATTTTTATGGATATGAAAAACGAAGTAAAAGTTACAAAATTAATAAAACTTTATCCTGAAAAAAATTTTTTTATTCCAAAAATTGTAAATAGAAAAAATAGGGAAATGAAAATTAATAAATATAATGAAAATAATCTTGTTTTGCATAAATTTGGATATTATGAATCTTATTCAAACGATTTTTTTGATGAAGGAAGTCTAGATATTATAATTGTTCCTGGTATTGTTTTTGATTTGCAGAAAAATCGGATTGGATTTGGTGGAGGATACTATGATACATTTTTAAAAAAAGTTCGAAAAAAAAATGAAAAAGCTTTATTTGTTGGCGTCTGTTATGATTTTCAAATAGTTGATGAAGTTCCAACAGAAAGTCATGATATGATTTTAGATTTTGTAGTTAGTGAAAATAAAGTTATTTAG
- a CDS encoding YhjD/YihY/BrkB family envelope integrity protein, giving the protein MKEKKERSIRKRIDEIKRIIYLIYRNYRDGETQILAISLTYYSLLAIFPVVALILGITKGFGLDKLFIQKFFELWPGNNGFLKAIIDVAQRLLLSTESSILTSVGIIILIYSAVKVLIMLENSFNKIWKINKKRSMTRRIIDYVAIIFLGPIFFVLLSTLNSFAADEVIRNFPDNPILINLVIGFLGPATYIILFSYLFYIIPNTNVKMKPAIFAGIVTTVLTFGWKLLFLLLQSSITKYNIIYGSLALIPIFLIWVQYVWVTILLGAQIAFSIQTSDEFLYNEKIEMPIKVKREAGVLILSLIIKNFVEKKEAFTYQELTDRLGMEVFFVKEILSDLEKMGFINEVFYDKNSDSQYQVAYSPESITIREYMKKFDTKNIEYYEDIFDNLNEEDQNILEKIREKLAMKKIEEFETENETSQKDSNSTETEKTEIFQDSTKHRKLDDLTINFQISKNNEIKENSQINEFAKISSQNDEEISESKEKLLNQADETETEEIKINYENFGNNEKKAKYEDGTWKFF; this is encoded by the coding sequence ATGAAAGAAAAAAAAGAAAGAAGTATTAGAAAAAGAATAGATGAAATCAAGCGAATAATTTATTTAATTTATAGAAACTACAGGGATGGAGAAACCCAAATACTCGCAATTTCCTTGACATATTATTCGCTTTTGGCAATATTTCCAGTTGTTGCACTTATTTTAGGGATTACAAAAGGATTTGGACTGGATAAGCTATTTATACAAAAGTTTTTTGAGCTATGGCCAGGAAATAACGGTTTTTTAAAAGCAATTATAGACGTGGCTCAAAGATTGCTATTATCTACAGAAAGCAGCATATTAACAAGTGTAGGAATTATTATATTGATTTATTCGGCTGTAAAAGTTCTGATAATGCTAGAAAATTCATTTAATAAAATATGGAAAATAAATAAAAAAAGGTCAATGACAAGAAGAATTATTGATTATGTTGCAATTATATTTTTAGGACCAATATTTTTTGTTCTGCTATCGACATTAAACTCTTTTGCTGCGGATGAAGTAATAAGAAATTTCCCTGATAATCCTATATTAATCAATTTAGTTATCGGTTTTTTGGGACCTGCCACTTACATTATTTTATTCAGCTATCTATTTTACATTATTCCAAACACAAATGTAAAAATGAAGCCTGCAATTTTTGCAGGAATTGTGACAACTGTTCTTACTTTTGGATGGAAATTGCTGTTCTTGCTGCTTCAGTCTTCCATTACAAAGTATAATATAATTTACGGAAGCTTGGCATTAATTCCAATATTTCTGATCTGGGTTCAGTATGTCTGGGTAACAATTCTGCTGGGAGCGCAGATAGCCTTTTCAATACAGACATCTGATGAATTTTTATATAATGAAAAAATTGAAATGCCGATAAAAGTTAAAAGAGAAGCGGGAGTTCTGATTTTATCATTAATTATTAAAAATTTTGTTGAAAAAAAAGAAGCGTTTACATATCAAGAATTGACAGATAGGCTTGGAATGGAAGTATTTTTTGTGAAAGAAATTTTATCAGATTTGGAAAAAATGGGATTCATTAATGAAGTATTTTATGATAAAAATTCTGACAGTCAATATCAAGTTGCTTACAGCCCAGAATCCATAACAATCAGAGAATATATGAAAAAATTTGATACTAAAAATATAGAGTATTATGAAGATATCTTTGATAATTTAAATGAAGAAGATCAAAATATTCTTGAAAAAATAAGAGAAAAACTTGCAATGAAAAAAATTGAAGAATTTGAAACAGAAAACGAAACTTCTCAAAAAGATTCAAATTCTACAGAAACAGAAAAAACTGAAATTTTCCAAGATTCTACAAAACATAGAAAATTAGATGACCTGACAATAAATTTTCAAATTTCTAAAAACAATGAAATAAAAGAAAATTCGCAAATAAATGAATTTGCGAAAATATCATCTCAAAATGACGAAGAAATTTCAGAAAGTAAAGAAAAACTTCTAAATCAAGCAGATGAAACTGAGACAGAAGAAATAAAAATAAATTATGAAAATTTTGGAAATAATGAAAAAAAGGCAAAATATGAAGATGGAACTTGGAAATTCTTTTAA
- a CDS encoding YeiH family protein — MNKKIIFYAGCVIALILPLIKSVHAFASGISLLMGIILASFSLILVPKNLGNIRKLTLNSAVVFFGFGLSISKVVAVGSKGIFQTAISLILVISIGLVLTKIFKMEKKLSQLIVFGTAICGGSAIAATSPVIEASDEDIALSTGIVFILNTVALFLFAFFINYFKLNAEQTGIWTALSIHDTSSVVSAAAFHSTEALRIATIMKLTRTLWIIPIVIVLSILNKSENKKIKFPIFILFFILASIVATIINLPAIYSLLTQIGKMMLSLALYMIGTSLNIQTIKKMTGKNLLYGVTLWIFSIISGYMIMMFL; from the coding sequence ATGAATAAAAAAATAATATTTTATGCGGGATGTGTAATTGCGTTAATACTTCCATTAATTAAAAGTGTTCATGCATTTGCTTCCGGAATATCTCTTCTTATGGGAATTATTCTGGCGAGTTTCAGTTTAATTCTAGTTCCTAAAAATTTAGGAAATATACGAAAACTTACGCTAAATTCAGCTGTCGTATTTTTTGGATTTGGACTTAGCATAAGCAAGGTTGTTGCTGTTGGAAGCAAAGGGATTTTTCAGACTGCAATCAGTTTAATTTTAGTGATAAGTATTGGCTTGGTTTTGACAAAAATTTTTAAAATGGAAAAGAAGCTATCACAATTAATTGTGTTTGGTACTGCGATTTGCGGTGGAAGCGCTATTGCGGCAACTTCTCCAGTAATTGAAGCATCTGATGAAGATATTGCCTTGTCTACGGGGATAGTATTTATTTTAAATACAGTCGCATTATTTCTTTTTGCATTTTTCATAAATTATTTCAAGCTAAATGCAGAACAAACTGGAATATGGACTGCACTAAGCATTCATGACACCAGTTCAGTAGTATCAGCCGCAGCTTTTCACAGCACAGAAGCCTTGAGAATAGCCACAATTATGAAGCTTACAAGAACGCTCTGGATTATTCCGATAGTTATTGTTCTTAGCATTTTAAATAAATCTGAAAATAAAAAGATTAAATTTCCAATTTTTATATTATTTTTTATTTTAGCTTCAATCGTTGCAACAATAATAAATTTACCGGCAATTTACAGTTTACTTACTCAAATAGGGAAAATGATGCTGTCTCTTGCACTTTATATGATTGGAACTTCATTAAATATTCAGACTATAAAAAAAATGACTGGGAAAAATCTTTTGTATGGTGTTACTCTTTGGATTTTTTCGATAATTTCAGGGTATATGATAATGATGTTTTTGTAA
- a CDS encoding cysteine desulfurase family protein, which yields MIYLDNSASTKPRKEVINTLIQTMEENYGNPDAIHDFSYKILLKIKKAKKIIADYLKVEAEQIFFTAGGGDGNNLLLQGIINANSRLKKHLITTKIEHPSVYEVFKHYESIGFEVDYLDVDKNGFVNLEELESIIREDTAVVSVGAVNSETGAIQDLKKISEIIKGKNKNTYFHTDFVQGLGCTNIKFDKIPVDAITVSGHKIYAPKGIGAVYINKRVKIANVIFGSNAENGIVKRTMPTELILAFAKAVEILAKEEKKEMEHAQKLKKMLVNKISEEITDIKFNSLLDSEKSSPKILNVSFYGTKGEVLTHF from the coding sequence ATGATATACTTAGATAACTCAGCAAGCACAAAGCCACGTAAAGAAGTTATAAATACATTGATTCAGACGATGGAAGAAAATTATGGAAATCCTGATGCAATTCATGATTTTTCGTATAAAATTTTATTGAAAATAAAAAAAGCTAAAAAAATAATAGCCGATTATTTAAAAGTGGAAGCTGAGCAAATTTTTTTTACAGCTGGAGGAGGAGACGGAAATAATCTTCTCCTGCAAGGAATTATTAATGCTAATTCACGATTAAAAAAACACCTGATTACGACAAAAATAGAGCATCCATCAGTTTACGAAGTCTTTAAACATTATGAAAGTATAGGATTTGAAGTTGACTATCTGGATGTGGACAAAAACGGATTTGTAAATCTTGAAGAACTTGAGAGTATAATCAGGGAAGATACGGCAGTGGTTTCAGTTGGGGCAGTGAATAGTGAAACTGGAGCGATTCAAGATTTGAAGAAAATTTCTGAGATTATTAAGGGAAAAAATAAGAATACATATTTTCATACAGATTTTGTGCAAGGGCTAGGATGTACAAATATAAAATTTGACAAAATTCCTGTGGATGCGATAACGGTAAGCGGACATAAAATTTATGCACCAAAAGGAATTGGGGCAGTCTATATAAATAAACGTGTAAAAATAGCAAATGTAATTTTCGGATCGAATGCTGAAAATGGAATTGTGAAAAGGACAATGCCTACAGAACTGATTCTGGCATTTGCAAAAGCTGTGGAAATTTTGGCAAAGGAAGAAAAAAAGGAAATGGAGCATGCGCAAAAATTAAAGAAAATGCTTGTGAATAAAATTTCTGAGGAAATTACAGATATAAAATTTAATTCCTTACTTGATTCTGAAAAATCTAGTCCTAAAATATTGAACGTATCGTTTTATGGGACAAAAGGAGAAGTGCTGACACATTTTTAG